A stretch of DNA from Arachis hypogaea cultivar Tifrunner chromosome 19, arahy.Tifrunner.gnm2.J5K5, whole genome shotgun sequence:
TGTTCTAAAGCAACAGGTTTTTATGATAAAGTTCAATTtcaattaagtgaaaaataagcAGGCAATACAGCTAGGATGATCATAATCATATCCATATTAGAAACATGATAGAATACCAGCTTCACAAACTTAAAATCCCATTAATCAAACCGCTAATAAATATTCACTACATTATCTATTTGACTTTACTTTCGACGCCAAGGATTTAAACTTTGAAGTGTAAAGCTTATTTACAACTTTAATATTCATTAAAGAAGTTTGAAGGCACACGTGAAAAAGTCACCACATATAAACTTCTAAAATAACCATTTTCAATCTTCACTTACTGCTATGTCCTTAAAACAAATCACACTTATGAAGCACGATAAATGACTTGGGTCTTAAAATTACCTAACAGAGGATGCCCTATGAAAGAAAGATGAATGCGTATTTGATGTGGCCGTCCAGACTCTATCTGAACCTGTTAAACAATCTCGTTATAAGACTATAAGTGGAAGTTATAAGACCTTTCCTATCATGATACACCAAATTGTTTCATATCATTGTGTTGCTCCTGGAAATTTTGAAGTCATTTCTCCAGAGGATTTAAATACAGTAACTACTCAGAGTTAGGCAACAACACTCTGAAGAGTGTAAAAGGAACACTGAATGATCTGAATTTTTACATTCTATCTGATTGCCATCCTGTCACCGATGACATTCAGTTTGCATCTCTAACAATAATTGGTGGTAGAAGAtaatataattacttaattattttcttgtattctattGCATGTCATGTTTTTACAggaacaaatggtcataaacatcaaattcatctaCCTGGACCAATGTGTTGTTTCCTTGTACGCCTCTCTCAAGAACATTCACTATACTGAGGGCTGGTTTTCCTGGCTCAACAAAAACAATTATGCTTGAGAGGGGATTTCAAAAGTAACAGATGGCGATGATAGGAAATCAAAAAGTCAATGATTACATGACAAATAGAAGAGAACAAAAGAAGCATGGCTTTTCCTTTTGAGATTCACTCATAttgaaacagaaaaggaaaagaacacaTAATGATCAAAGATCAAAACAGACCTGATTCAGAAGCAACATACAACCCTGTAGCGACACCAGGATATTTCACTATTCCAATTGGTTGATTAATAATCACCTGTAAATAACAACAGCTTTTAAGAGTAGAATCCACAAAATATCTattctttattaatctttcatcttttattctatattttttctcCCAATCCGGAGATGGGAAGCAACCAAAAACCACTTATAAACAAATGTCTATAAGAAAAAAAGTACGTCAGAATATTACCTTATCATTATCAACTATCCCACTCACAAGTGCACGGTATATCTTTGCAATCTTCCCATGCTCCTTGTTTGTATCTCTGCTTATGTAAATAACAAAATACAATTAGTTCAATATGTTAACTAAGCAAGAAATTATAACTTGCAAGTTTAAATGTATGCTTAGACTACTTGTGTGTGTGTCTATTCTACTTAAGATAAACAATCCACTACCTTACAAAACTAAATTTAAAAGGTTTAACAAAAAAAGGGTTTTTCCTTAACCTTTTTCCTCCAATCTGAGAAGTTCCATCAGCAAAATAAGATGCAAGCCGAGCTTTGGCCCGTTTTGTCTTTGCACATAATAATAATCCTATAACACAGTCAATCAATCATAAAAGCATGAGAATGTGCTATGCGAGAGCTATTTATAACATTAGAGGAAAAATAAAGGATCAACTCATTCTTATATAACATCTCTTGGTAGCATGTTGATATCACTACCACTTTAGTAAAGAGCCTTAAGCTTTACAAAGCTGATAATGAAGTTACTTATTTGCAATTTTTCATGGAGTTCCTAAGACTTACATCAGTTCAAGTATAACATTTTTCAAAGGAAAGTAACAGATACAAGAAAGTACTTTGACATTTCAATAGAAATATTTAGTCTAACCTGAAGTTCCCCTCCCTAGGCGATGTACTGGAACAGAATGAAGCCTTTGGTGTGCTTTAACGGTACTCTGCTTATTGGCTTCCCATTTAAGCTGCGTTAAAactgtcctttgctggaaaagaCCCCCAGGCAGAACTTGCAAACCAGAAGGCTTATTTAGAGCAATCTGAATTTGTAATCAACACCCTTAAGAAAACAAATATTGAAGCCATTCTGACTAACTGTAAAAGTATGTTTTGGTATGCAGAAGCAAAACTTGTTCATGAATTAGCCTAAACTAGCACACAAGTATAATGTCACTTGTTCCTTATAATTAAGATTCTAAAATCCGAAGCACAATTAGCAATgaaaataatttcatattttcaacTTGATGTAAATGATCAAAAGAAAACTGTTATaggagagaaagcaagcagagaTATACATGATGTGCATGAAGTAACAGTTACCATGTCATCATCTTCATACAAGATTTCAAGAATGTACGGTGCATCAGGTTCCTTCCATGGAAGTCTATGATAGACTAGCTTAAAGCCAACTCTAAACATGAAGaagttgaaaagtaaaatattatGGAATAAAACTATGTAATAGAAATAGAAAGGAGACAAAGATCTAGCAAGGAACCTTAGGACTGCATCGGGATCTGTAACAACACTCCCATCAACTGTTATCTGTAGATGACATATATTGATTAATATGAATATGGGCCATTCAGATGATTCATTCCATGCAGTCAAGTATTTCAGATTTCTTCATGGTCAAACCTGCTTGTTTTTTATACGCTGCAACCAACTGCTAAACAGATCAGTACATGTTCGGGATCAAGCAACACATTTGTTTCAAAATAACCATTGAAACCAAAATGTTTCTTTAAGATAAGAAAgaagtatataatttttattgaGAGGAAAAACACAAGAATACAAGAGAGGATGGCTAACATTCTTTGTAATAACAAAGAAAGCTCAGGACAATCGAAATGCACACCAATGGCCTTCCAGTACCTCAGCAATCCAATAAATAAACTGTGCTAAACAAACCATGGAAGACTATTCCTAAACCAGAGCTGAGTTCAATGGCCTTATATAATTGGCCAGGTCTAATTTGTATCACAACTATAACACCTACCAGCTCAATGCACTCCAATTTCCTCAGTTTTAGATAACATTTTAGTTACTGATATTTGGCTAAATCATGGATGATCCTTACCCATGTCAACCTTTCTACAGGTCTCAAGGAAGCAAACTATAGCTccaagtaaaataataataaaaattgtcttAGTTGCCTTGTTTAgtgtttcaaatttaaaaatgtcATCTTTTTTATGAGAAGGGAATTGGGGTTAGGTCAAGGCATTGCTTACCCTTGTAATGGAGCTGAACTCTTGTACTTGCTGGAGTAGAACTGTATCAGTGTCAACCCTGAATTTGCAACACATATTTATCATCGCATTCAGATGCAATAATAGCTCATAAGCAATGATTATACGCTTAATTTGAAAATGTGCAAATAAAAGTCAAACTTtttgttgagagagagagagagagagagagagaggttgacCGTCATCGGGGGGTGGAACGACGTCGTGGTAAATGAGGCCGTCGTTGAATTCGGGCCAGGGACATCCGAATTGGCGCGGCGGTGAAGTGTTCGCCGACATTGATGGACGTGCTTTTCAAAAATTTACCCTTTCTGAAGAATTAGGGTTAATGACACAAAATCGTATTAGCTAGAAgcgagttttaaatttttaaggcCTATATAAACCACTCTTTTTAGTTTCTCTCAGTTACTCACCCTTTTGGTTACTCTCCTCATCTCtttcagaaatttctttattTCTTAGACAAAAATCAAAAGTCTGAGTCTTTCACCAAATGTGCGATATTTCTCGCGTTTGAAGATCGGTATTCTCGAAGCGCTTCATGTTGAAAGTTCTAAAGAAATATCAGAGATTTCCGACAGGATTCCAATGACAGTTGCACGTACGGTTCAATACAATACGTACCAGATttagttttgacaaaaaaaaaaaaaaatagggttCTTCACCAAACAtaataagaattttttatttttaatattggagtggTAGTGGTATTTTTCTTAAATGTGGATTGTTGGGGTGTTATACTTAAATGTGGGATCGTTTAACTAGAGAAgtagaaatcggaccgtccgatttgttagaggtacacaaatcggaccgtccgatttctagAGGTATACAAATCAGTCCCAGGAATTTCTGAGAGGTACACAAATCGGTCCCAgggatttgtgttaaaaaaaattaaaaaattttaagtacagAAATCGGACCCAGAGATTTGTGTActtccacaattttaaaaaacaccaaaaattaccatgttaaagtatatcaccacttttacttccataacaaaaaaaattagccaacaTAATAACttagtaatatttttaaaatatatatatatttgtcaaGTTATACAATTCTTTACAAAAGTTACACAGGGGTAGATCTCCAATAGTTCAGGAGATTGATACTATAATATCTTTGAATGCTTATCCCTGTCACTTTTTCAAACATTGTATCGAGAGCAAAATTTCATATTATAACATCGAGTCCTTTTTTCACTAGATAAGGAAGAAGGAAATAACACTAGCTAAGCTttcagagagaaaagagagatttAGAACATTTTGTTAGATAGAAAAAGTGGTTATATTACAATGTTCTTTGAGATCCGATTACAACTGGGGTGAGCTCCTCCTTTTATAAAGGTCTCGAGATGACAGCAATATCTTACAGAATTTAAACAAACCTATCATACAATGCTAGCTGGAAGACAAGGATAAGCCTTATCTCTTTCTGACTTTACCTAGATAAGTGACGGAGGTCACTTTATTCTAGTGCACTCAATAATTATACATAGTGGGGACATTGTCTTTAGTAAATGGACGGCTTAAAATAGTCTTCTGGAAGGGTCCCGTCATCGTCTGAGAAAGATGACGTATCATCAGAGGCCAAATTGACTGCTCTAAAATCCATATCTAGGTCCTGTAAATAGGTAAACGAATCTTCAGTGTTTCCTTCATTTGGATCTTGAGCATCTTGTAGATATGTGTCATATGAGTCTGAGTATGGGCCTTCAGTGTCATTGGATATCCCTGCATCAATTTTGGTTGGGCTTGGTGGTAAGGCATATACTCTTCCATTTAGATCTTCAAAATTTAGATCTTCATCAGAATTTCTGTTTGTTGTTGGGATACGCTTGGATGTGCTAGGTTGATCTCTTGGAGCGTAAAAAGAGTATTGTCCAAACTGATTAATTATTCATGAGGTTATGAATCTAGATTGAAACTCTTTGAGTGTTATTGGCGGAATATCTGTTTGGAATGGGAGTCCTTCGACTGTATCTCTTTCTCCATATATTCCAGGTTGTCAAAGTTGACAAAGGTATTTGGCCAAGACATTCAAGACTGTCTTTTCATCTGTGGGCCACGTTGTAGAGTATCCAACAATATCAATCATGTTCATGGTGTGTGGGTCTCCTCTAGTAAAATAACTCCTCTGTAAAGTGACAAAACAACCGAATTTTTGTTTTGCCTGAGAAggtttattgatgagcggataatttatccACTTTTtagcactgtttttagtatgtttttagtatattttagttagtttttattatatttttattagtttttatttaaaattcacttttttggactttactatgagtttgtgtatttttctgtgatttcaggtattttctggctgaaattgagggacctgagcaaaaatctgattcagaggctgaaaaggactgcagatgctgttggattctgacctccctgcactcgaagtggattttctggagctacagaagcccaattggcgcgctcttaattgcgttggaaagtagacatcctgggctttccagcaatatataatagtccataatttgcccaagatttgatggcccaaaccggcgttctaaGTCAACTtaagaattctagcgtttaacgccagaactggcataaaagctggagttaaacgcccaaattggcacaaaatctggcgtttaactccaagaaaagtctctacacatgaaagcttcaatgctcagcccaagcacacaccaagtgagccccggaagtggatttttacactaaacaccctagcttactcattttctgtaaccctaggtcattagtttactataaaaactacttttagtgattcatcttgtacctcatgacactttacacgtttcatattgtatcttctacggcataagtctctaaaccccattgttggggggtgaggagctctgctgttcttcatgaattaatgcaattactactgctttccattctatcacgcttgcttctattctaagatattcattcgcacttcaacctgatgaatgtgatgatccgtgacaatcatcatcattctcacctatgaacgcgtgcctgacaaccacctccgttctacatgaaatcaagtttgaatgtgtatctcttgggtttctaatctaagattggaaccttcgtggtatatgctagaattattggtggccattcctgagatccgaaacgtctaaaccttgtctgtggcattctgagtaggatctgagaagggatgactgtgacgagcttcaaactcgcgagtgttgggcgtagtgatagacgcaaaaggatcaatggatcctattccgacatgatcgagaaccgacagatgattagccgtgcggtgacagtgcatttggaacattttcactgagaggacgagaagtagccattgacaacggtgatacccaacataaagcttgccatggaaggggccttgcgtgcatgaagaagaagacagtaggaaagcagagatttggaagacaaagcatc
This window harbors:
- the LOC112776119 gene encoding RNA pseudouridine synthase 5, which produces MSANTSPPRQFGCPWPEFNDGLIYHDVVPPPDDGLTLIQFYSSKYKSSAPLQGWLQRIKNKQITVDGSVVTDPDAVLRVGFKLVYHRLPWKEPDAPYILEILYEDDDMIALNKPSGLQVLPGGLFQQRTVLTQLKWEANKQSTVKAHQRLHSVPVHRLGRGTSGLLLCAKTKRAKARLASYFADGTSQIGGKRDTNKEHGKIAKIYRALVSGIVDNDKVIINQPIGIVKYPGVATGLYVASESGKPALSIVNVLERGVQGNNTLVQVQIESGRPHQIRIHLSFIGHPLLGDPLYSVGGQPKCLDCDFIDERFAADGGYERPTKPVPGDCGYYLHAHQLIISHPVTNEVIEIIAPLPSILQTKS